Proteins encoded in a region of the Quercus lobata isolate SW786 chromosome 8, ValleyOak3.0 Primary Assembly, whole genome shotgun sequence genome:
- the LOC115956494 gene encoding uncharacterized protein LOC115956494: MEHVSHFNQKMTIYTRNEALICKVFPFSFGPVAMRWFDGLHETSIDSYKELTKAFGARFIICNRVPRTLDSLLALSMREGETLKTYSDRYWELYNKLDGDFEDVVVRIFKNGLPIKFNLWESLTRRSTRTMKQLMDRIDEHKRVEDD; encoded by the coding sequence ATGGAGCACGTTAGCCACTTCAATCAGAAGATGACCATATACACCAGAAACGAGGCTTTGATATGCAAGGTGTTTCCCTTTAGCTTCGGCCCAGTGGCAATGAGATGGTTCGATGGACTACATGAAACGTCTATTGATTCCTACAAGGAGCTCACCAAAGCTTTTGGTGCAAGGTTCATTATATGCAATAGGGTGCCGAGGACATTGGATTCCTTGCTAGCGTTGTCGATGAGAGAGGGAGAAACTTTAAAGACCTACTCGGATAGGTATTGGGAACTGTATAATAAATTGGATGGGGACTTTGAGGACGTTGTGGTACGCATCTTCAAGAACGGGCTACCCATCAAGTTCAACCTATGGGAGTCCCTCACTAGGAGATCTACTCGAACCATGAAACAATTGATGGACCGAATAGATGAGCATAAAAGGGTAGAAGATGACTGA